In Juglans regia cultivar Chandler chromosome 13, Walnut 2.0, whole genome shotgun sequence, the DNA window ATTTAGAAGTTTGCGCAAAATATTCCTTACCCaaggagagaaaggaaaaaaatctcaaatcgGAGGACTGCCGACTCAGCTTTGGCCTCACTCTATAGACTAGATGAACTAGTATGAGCAGTTCGAGTAACATGGCATTGTTCAAAACATTTGGAAAGAATCCCAATTCATGAGTTATATTTCGTCATGCATTAGAGCCAACCTTGTGTTTTTAGATATGTAAGtccatcaacaatgaattgggTTATGTGAACCcagatttctttcttttaaccACAACAATTTCTAgatcaataattttttgaagaaatatagaaaatatcatttcaagaCTCAGAAAATGATGTAGACGccaaaattttaagaatttagtTGATATTGAAGATCATTTATATACTATGGTGCCACATGTGGCAAAGAATGTGATGTATATGATTTGAACCCAGTAtgtttaaatgtttaaaattaataaaccagtatgtttaaaattaatgtATCTGGATTAACTTAAATGTTATGTTGTTAATTACTCTGGCCTATTGAGTAATTTACTCAATAGGCTAAGCATACTAACAACTGGagattttaaacattttttctgCACATAAGGTCTTTTATAGAGTGTTTCACAAGCTGAAGAAGCACATAAGGcacatgctatatatatgtatatatatattcatagaaTGGCGTTATGGATAGCGAAATAGGGATTGAATTGaagaattgtttttatttattcttagtTTGCTGTGCTGCTGTATCATGTTCTTCATATTTGAGGTGTTATATAGGATTTGAAAACCATATACCTTCTCCAATTTTTAAACAGAATTTATTCACATGCCCTGGATGTAGCTTGTTGGTCTGCTCATGTTTCTTTACACTTTTAGATCAATTATACTAATCCTTgtattttggtattttataaACAGAATACACTTCTTAATAAGATTATGGCCAGTGAAACTGTGAAACACATTTTTACCCCAATCTAGGGAGAGATTATTAAAGAATGAGTGAAAAAGGAAAGGGAGTAATGATTTCATAACAagctgtttctttttcttttaaggtCTTGTAAAGAAGGGAGGGACGCCCAACAACCTTAACTCATCCATCTTTAAGTTTGAAAGATCCTATCTTTCTTTTGCACTCACATAGGAGTCATTGTTATTAGCAAGTTGCTGCAAATGTTCCTCTCTACAAGTACTTCGACCCCCCTTTTTTGTCGTCAACAAATGTTTAATAACGAGAACTTTACATTTAAACATATCTTTCCCTTCTCCAAGTCAAGCCTTGCTCCAGTAACTAACCAATGGCCAGGACTATCTAGTGGGCCTTTACATAGCTCAGACATATCTACAAATTTTAGCAGCTTTTGTGTTTGAACTGGCACTGGAGGTCCTGTAGGAAAGACTCCCgaatccaccaccaccattggttgtttttcttttgctggGATTCCCAAAAATGAAGAATTTATAGCAGAAAAAATTCCTGACTTCTGGGAAAATGCGGATGACCCTTGTACCCAAGTTGATTGTCCGATATAAGAATCGGACACCTTAGAGAATGAGAGCCTGAGATGAAGGACACTCTTCGAGTCGTGTTTCTTTACATGAAGCTGAGCTCCGGTGACAATAAAGACTGCGTCCTTGCTAGAGGTCGTCCACCCAGGGTCATATTTAACCGGCGCTGTGGATACATGGGAAAACATTTTGCTTTGGATTGCTTCAAAGTATCGATCATCGCCATCATCTTCTGATCCTCGCCATTTTGAAGTTTCATCTATCTTGTTCTCAAATATCATTGGAGCATTTGATAGATGTTGCAGATGTATAGCGAGCCTAAGATATGATCATTTCGAGTCAATGTTAAGCCGTATGAGATCCGCTGAAAGTACTAGGCCAGTTGGATTCTGTTTTACAAGAACTTGAAGAAcagaaacaggaaaaaaaaaatgaatgtcatTCTTACATTTACACTTACTTGTTGCATTTCATGCCCTCAAGATACAAACGCATCCCTGTAACGGGCCTCCTTCCTACTGTAACCTGTTGAGTTATGACATGCCAATTAGTTCGATTAATCTTgaacaaatcataaaataattgagGAAACATTGCGAAATGTGAATGAAGATCACCTGCGTTTGATTTACATATAACTTAGGACCCATCAGATTGAAGCGGAGGGTCGATGAAGGAGTAGCCCTATTTGCGGTAGAACCAAGTGGGAGATCGTTGTGAATGGGAGCCCAAATCCTGTGTAATTGGAAGTCAAGAAAATACTGTAAATCGGCTATAGGAGGTTTATCTGCAGccaaataaaatacaacatAAATTAGCTGAAAACGAAACAAGaaacaaacccaacaaaagaCAAGTGAAAAGTACACAaaatacatcatatatatatatatatatagcaaactACGGTGCAATGGTATTATTACTTGGATAAATCTCAGGTAAACCATTCAGAGGTCAAGCCCACGTCACTAAGAAAACAAACCCGAGCGAATCATTGAGTGGTTTACTTAATTTGGTCCGTTTGGATGATATGAGCAATGTGTACTACTATCCAGTTTCTTTATGAACTCTATACCAATCAGCAATACGTTTTCTGGAGTGTGACATTAATTTTCAGGTTAATACCCTCTTTATCAAGTAGAGTTTTAAACTTACATCGAAGATACAGGTTGATGGCATGCGATAAAAAACCTTTGCCAGGAACGCCTTTAAGGAGAGAAGTGATGGGGATGAAGTTAAAGTGAATTGCATCCGGCATGAATGGAACTGTTAGAAGCCACTCGGAATGGCTACTGGCTGATGGATCACCTCCCCTTTTGAAACATATGACGGTGAGTCCCTGCAAAAACCCATCTACTTCATTATTAAACATCAAGTTATTGTCATAGACCCAAGTCAAATCAGAGCATCTTTTTGTGATTcttatgtcatttttcatgcatctttcattttaactaaacattaatataaaatcGATACTCGCAGTAACCGAACCTACATCTTTTGCATTGACAGATGAGAAGCTATTGAAGGCAACAGGTTGTGAACTGAAGACATTGAAAGCCTGCGGTGCCTGCAGTTGAAGAAAGTCATGAAGTTTTTAGTGCAAACAACATTTTGATTAGATTAAAGTCTGACATGgggtaaaaataaacgagatggCAATTAATAAAGTCCGGTCGGTTTAAATAATAGAACCTTCTCTTTAGTTTTGGAGTGTTGCGGGAAGAAATTGCATGCCCCTGTAAACAGCTGATCTCCAAGCTCATCCAAGTGTTGTTTGAGCTCTGATGGCCCCAAGCCGGAAGATTTATCTTGCTTAACTAGCACCATATCTTGGCCGCCAATGCTCAATCCCACAATCACATGGGTCCCATATTTCTCAATGAATCTGTCAAACACTTTTACTATTATCGATtagtgttttgatttttctaatactatagatatatttaatttatttcatttccatGTAATATCTCTACAAATAGGGATAtatactttaaatttaattaaaaaaaataattgagcaCAACAAAGTTGTCGGCCCTTAATTTATATTTCTGTCACATTCTTCTTCTCCCC includes these proteins:
- the LOC109004003 gene encoding MACPF domain-containing protein At1g14780: MGEEIVESALSCLGKGFDITSDFRLNYCKGKERLVQLNEAQKRELQVPGFGTFKDVSVDIKCDKGDRTRYQSDILNFSQMSEFFNQKSSGTGKIPSGCFNATFDFQGSSWATDAANTKYLGLDGYFIILFNVHIHRFPLVLSDEVRDAVPSCWDARALARFIEKYGTHVIVGLSIGGQDMVLVKQDKSSGLGPSELKQHLDELGDQLFTGACNFFPQHSKTKEKAPQAFNVFSSQPVAFNSFSSVNAKDGLTVICFKRGGDPSASSHSEWLLTVPFMPDAIHFNFIPITSLLKGVPGKGFLSHAINLYLRYKPPIADLQYFLDFQLHRIWAPIHNDLPLGSTANRATPSSTLRFNLMGPKLYVNQTQVTVGRRPVTGMRLYLEGMKCNKLAIHLQHLSNAPMIFENKIDETSKWRGSEDDGDDRYFEAIQSKMFSHVSTAPVKYDPGWTTSSKDAVFIVTGAQLHVKKHDSKSVLHLRLSFSKVSDSYIGQSTWVQGSSAFSQKSGIFSAINSSFLGIPAKEKQPMVVVDSGVFPTGPPVPVQTQKLLKFVDMSELCKGPLDSPGHWLVTGARLDLEKGKICLNVKFSLLNIC